The Nitrospira sp. genome contains the following window.
TCAGAATCGTTGCAGAGTGTGACAAGACACGGAGGAGAAGAGAACGGGGTCTACCAGTGGCGAAAAGGACCGGAGTCAAGATGCACGAACTTGCCGCGCGGATAGTAACCGACCCCGCCACAACCAAGGCGTAACGCAACCTCGCGCAGGGTCCTCAACGACACACCCGGGATTTGTACATCCATGGCTTGGCCGGACACGTGGTAACTATGGCGCGCGGCGCGGGTGCCCATTTTGATGAGCTGTTCATTGTATTCGGGAGAACGGTATCCTGAGACGATATACACATCGCGTCGTCCGCCGATCCGCTGCTGCACCAAATTCACGAACTCGATAAGCTGGACATCCATTGTTCTGGATTCGTTCGTGTGGTGACACCGCAGAAGGTGATTCAGATCGCGGAGTGCCTCTTGATCGTACACACCATTCTCATCCCGATACCTCACCGACAGCCGTTCGTCAGTATGCAGGTTGTACAGACTGAGACGTCCATCAGGAAGTCGTGACGCCCACGCACCGGAGGGCAACGCCAGTTTTGCCACCGCCAACGCCGCGCCAGCGGCCACCGTACGAAATAGACTCCG
Protein-coding sequences here:
- a CDS encoding DUF882 domain-containing protein, with translation MSVHTPSLWTRRSLFRTVAAGAALAVAKLALPSGAWASRLPDGRLSLYNLHTDERLSVRYRDENGVYDQEALRDLNHLLRCHHTNESRTMDVQLIEFVNLVQQRIGGRRDVYIVSGYRSPEYNEQLIKMGTRAARHSYHVSGQAMDVQIPGVSLRTLREVALRLGCGGVGYYPRGKFVHLDSGPFRHW